One region of Chanodichthys erythropterus isolate Z2021 chromosome 24, ASM2448905v1, whole genome shotgun sequence genomic DNA includes:
- the mespbb gene encoding mesoderm posterior bb, producing the protein MDMSSPLLRYFTQNSWSCPSSDSEFYNISSPEAVSPTSYMDFSPSAQLQNSSSPPPRDAKAPISGSLHQDGACSRVGTRRTRSKNPSKQRQSASEKEKLRMRDLTKALHHLRTYLPPSVAPVGQTLTKIETLRLTIRYISYLSAQLGLSEDSLCQMRDLRASRYQESSQYQSYSTAEYWGLSTSHQELCQSTFRPSEHVLRQTEMDCHRDFMGVETPAYDDSFNSSSESLLESPLYADTATTYQGYNKAAHCPIAPEFWG; encoded by the exons ATGGACATGTCCTCTCCACTCCTCCGCTACTTCACACAGAACTCTTGGAGCTGCCCGAGCTCAGACTCTGAATTCTACAACATCTCCTCTCCTGAAGCAGTGTCTCCTACCTCCTACATGGACTTCTCTCCTTCAGCCCAGCTTCAAAACAGTTCTTCTCCACCTCCTAGAGATGCCAAAGCACCCATTTCGGGTTCATTACATCAGGACGGTGCATGTTCCCGCGTTGGAACTAGAAGAACGCGCTCCAAGAACCCGAGCAAGCAAAGACAGAGTGCCAGCGAGAAGGAGAAGCTCAGAATGAGGGACTTGACCAAAGCTCTCCATCACCTCAGGACTTACTTACCTCCTTCAGTGGCTCCTGTCGGTCAAACCTTGACGAAGATCGAGACTCTTCGCCTCACCATCCGCTACATCTCCTATCTGTCTGCTCAACTAGGCCTCAGCGAGGACTCTCTCTGCCAGATGAGGGACCTGAGAGCTTCTAGATACCAAGAATCATCTCAATATCAGAGCTATTCAACAGCAGAGTACTGGGGACTCAGCACATCACATCAAGAACTATGCCAAAGCACCTTCAGACCTTCAGAACATGTCTTGAGGCAGACAGAAATGGATTGTCATCGGGATTTCATGGGCGTGGAAACACCTGCTTACGATGATTCCTTCAACTCCAGCTCAGAATCTCTTCTGGAAAGTCCTTTGTATGCAGATACAGCCACAACATACCAG GGCTACAACAAAGCCGCCCACTGTCCGATTGCACCAGAATTCTGGGGATAA